TCATGGAAAGCGGTTACTTGCGAAAAAGTACAAATTATTATTGACCTGAGGTCATTTATGGACTGGATTTTAGATTTTATTGCAGTTATAATTTGATCTATGGAATGTCCAAGCAGAACACAGAAGACATCCAATATTTTAAGGGGGATCACATTCAATGAAAAAAGTTTTCAAACTATCTCTTGTAATGTTGCTGGCATTTACAGTAGTATTGGCGGGTTGCGGAAACAACAACGCTAAGAATGCTGCAAATGGCGAGACTAACGCAGGAACAAATGGTGGAACAAACGCTGGAAAAGATTTCAAATTTGGTATGGTTACTGACATCGGTGGTGTTAACGATAAGTCGTTTAACCAATCCGCATGGGAAGCATTACAGGCTCTTGAAAAAGAAACTGGCACTTCCGTTAAATATTTGCAAAGTAAATCCAATGCTGACTATGAGCCAAACCTTAACCAATTCGTTAAAGATGGCTACAACTTGACTTGGGGTATCGGTTTTGATCTTGGCGACGCAATTAAAAAGGTTGCTGGTGAGAACCCAAATGCTAACTTGGCAATTATCGATAGCGTTGTAGATGCTCCTAACGTTGCATCCGTTACTTTCTCTGAGAACGAAGGTTCTTTCTTGGTTGGTGTGGTTGCTGGTTTGACTACAAAAACTAACAAAGTAGCTTTCATTGGTGGTATGGAAAGCCCAGTAATCAAACGTTTTGAAGTAGGATTTAAAGCTGGTGTAGCGGCAGTTAACCCTGAAGCTAAAGTTACAATTACTTATGCAGGTGCATATGACAAACCGGATACTGGTAAATCCCTTGCAGCTACATTGTACAACGATGGTAATGACATCATCTTCCCTGCTGCTGGTGCAACAGGAAATGGCGTATTTAACGAAGCTAAATCCCGTAACAAAGCCGGCGGTGCTAAAGTATGGGTTATCGGTGTAGACAAAGACCAATCCATTGAATTTGGTACAGACGTAACTTTGACTTCCATGATCAAACGCGTTGACGAAGCTGTGAAGAAGGTTTCCAAAGAAGTAATCGACGGTACTTTCAAAGGCGGTACTACAACTGTTCTTGGTTTGAAAGACAATGGTGTAGGTATCTCTGATACATCTAAAGTTAACGTTTCTGAAGAGATCTTGGCTAAAGTTGAAGATTTCAAAAAACAAATCATTGATGGAACCATTACAGTTCCTGCAGAGTAATATCTCCCTTTAATTTATCGGATATCAATAAGCAACAAGGAATAAGGCCGGTTATGCGCTGGCCTTATTCCTTGTTAAAGCACTGGTTATAATAAGTTAGACACAGTTATACCGCCTTGAAAAGGGCGGTACATCCGTGTCTACATGGTAGTTATATATTTCTGTGATGAGGGTGATTCCATGAGTGCTGCGGCTCCAGTCGTAGAGTTGAAGCAAATCACAAAACGATTTCCCGGTATTGTTGCTAACGATTCCATTAGCT
This Paenibacillus sp. FSL R5-0345 DNA region includes the following protein-coding sequences:
- a CDS encoding BMP family lipoprotein, coding for MKKVFKLSLVMLLAFTVVLAGCGNNNAKNAANGETNAGTNGGTNAGKDFKFGMVTDIGGVNDKSFNQSAWEALQALEKETGTSVKYLQSKSNADYEPNLNQFVKDGYNLTWGIGFDLGDAIKKVAGENPNANLAIIDSVVDAPNVASVTFSENEGSFLVGVVAGLTTKTNKVAFIGGMESPVIKRFEVGFKAGVAAVNPEAKVTITYAGAYDKPDTGKSLAATLYNDGNDIIFPAAGATGNGVFNEAKSRNKAGGAKVWVIGVDKDQSIEFGTDVTLTSMIKRVDEAVKKVSKEVIDGTFKGGTTTVLGLKDNGVGISDTSKVNVSEEILAKVEDFKKQIIDGTITVPAE